In Hymenobacter sp. 5317J-9, the sequence CGGCGTCAGGGCCAGTCCGAGGCCGCCGAAGGACTCGGCCGTGCCGGCGGCCAACGGGCGCGTTGCGGTTACTTTGCCCAAGACGTAGCTGGCTTCTTGTTCCGCGAGCGTGCCCGTGGCGCCCAGCGCAATGGTGCGGGCGCCGGTGGCCAGCACGCCGCTCGTCATCGCCAGGGCCCCGTTCACGGTCACGTCGCTGGTCAGCGTTGCGCCGGCGGGGTTGTTGATGGTCAGGTTGCGGAGGGTGTCGCGCAAGCCGGTTCCGGTGATTTGCGCCGCCGTGCCATTGTATTCGTAGCTGGCCCCAACGTCGAAGGTGCGCGTCGTGATGGTTTGCACCGCACCCGTGGCGCTGCCCAGCGCACTGATGCCGAATGGATTGGCTGTTTTGAGAAGCCCGCCATCGCTGAGCAAAAACGAGCCGCCCCCTTTAATCACCCGCGTGTCGGTAAGGGCCGTGGCCCCGCTGTTGATGGTCAGGGCATTGCCTTCTGGTACCATCAGGTCGCCATCTGCTAGTGTCAGGGTGCCCGAAATGTTCGTCGTGGGGTTGGTCAGCGTGACGCCGGCAGCGTTGGCGATGACGACGTCGGCCACAGTGGCTGGCAGGCCCGTGCCGGTGGTTTGGGGCGTCGTGCCCCGGTACTCATACCGGGCGCCGGCCCCAAAGGTGCGCGTCCCGTACACCTGCACGGCTCCCGTGCTAGCACCGAGGCTCACCCCGTCGGCGTCGCAAATGCGCAGCGTGGCCCCATCGGCCAGCGTGAAGTCGCCCGGACCCGTCAGGGGCTGGCAGTTGGTGAGCAAGGTGCCGCCGGGCTGCACCACCAGTGCGTTGGTGACGGTGGTGGCCCCGCTGAGCTCGGCCGTGCACGAAGCGGCCACGGTGATGGTGCCATAGGAGCCGGCTGGCACGCTCGCAGGGTTGAGAGCCGAGCCGGTGGTCACGTTCAGGTTCACCACAAAAGGCTTTTCGCTGGCGGCCGTGCCGTCGGCGTTGGAAACGACGATGGGCCCGGAAGTGGCTCCGGGAGGCACCACGGCGCTCACCTGCGACGGCGACAAGACCGTGAACGTGGCCGGAATGCCGTTGAAAGTAACCTCCGCAACGGTTGCGGACTTGTGGGCCCCCGTTCCTCCGGAGGCCGGGCGGCTGAATTGATTGCCACTGATGATGACCGACGTGCCCGTGGTGCCGTTACCCGGTTGGAAATTGCCGACCGCGGGCGGAGTGAATGCTCCAACCGAGAAGGTAAGGGAATTGCTGGCGCCGCTGCCCGTCGTGACCGTGACCGGCCCGGTGATGGCGCCGGCCGGCACCACGATGCCCGTGATGCCTGTGCCGGCCGCATTCACGGCAAAGCCGGAAGTCACCACGTTGTTGCCGGAGCCTGCGAAGGTGATGGCCGTGACGCCCGTCAGGTCGAAGCCGTTGAGAGCCACGGTGCTGCCCACATTGCCGCTGCTGGGGTTGAAGCTGGTTAGAATGGGGGCTGCGTATACCGGGATTAAGCTGAGGCGGCCGTCCGCGCCAGCGTTATTGTAGCCGTAGCCGGGGGAATTGCCCGCAGCCAACGCCGCGGGCTCCACGTAGCTGGCGCCGCCGCCGCCGCCGCCGGCGTAGTAATAAACCCCGCTGCTTCCAAAAAGATTACAACCCGTGATAACCCCTCCATCGCCGCCGCCGCCGCCATAATAGCCGCCGCCGCCGCCGTGTCCGGTATACCGTCCGCAGCCAGTGGATGGATTCACGGCGCTTCCGCCGGTGCCGCCCTGGCCTAAGCTTCCGGCGGTGGGCGCTACCTGGCCGGTATACGGGGCCCCGCGCCCCGCCGCGCCGCCCACGCTACTGGTGCCGCCGCCGCCGCCGGCAGTGCCGTTGTTGTACCCGGCACCGGCCAATCCGGCGTCGCCTGCTATGGCACTGCCATCGCCCCCACCGCTCCCACCGGCCACCAGCAAGCGGCTAGCGAGGGTACTCGTCAGGGAGCCGTTTCCAAAAGGATTGGCCCCACTGGCCCCACTCACGCGGCGAATGTCGGTGGCACCGCTTCCGCCCACGCCAGCCCGGCAATTGCTGGAAATGACCGTCCCACTCGCCCCGCCGCCATTGTAGCCTCCCTGCCCGACGGAAGACAATTGACCATTGACGCCGGCAGTGCCCATTCCGCCTACCACTAGGGTAAGTACTTCGCCAGGTATCACGTTGAGTGTAGCCGTAACCTTCCCCCGTGCCCATTGCTAGGACTGGCCGAGGACGCCCCGTAAGCATCTACCTTCAGCCGCGTCACGCCGGCTGGCACCGTGTACGTTTGCGGGCCACCGGTGTAAACAAAATTGGATGTTGAGCCAATGAGGGTGAATACCGCGGTGCTCTTGCCCGTGCCGATGGGGGTAGTAACGCTGATGGGCCCGCTAAGCGCCCCGGTAGGCACAACCACCCCACTGATTTGGGTGCCGTCACTGCTCACGACGAAACCCGTGCTGACGGTGTTGCCGCTCGTACCGGTAAAAGTGACGACGGAAGCAGCATTAAAATACTGGCCAAAAAGGACAAGAACCGTCCCGATGGGCCCATTGCTAAGACTGAAGCCACTCACCACCGGCGGTGGCAGCGTCACGGTGAGGGGCACGCTGGCGCTGGTGCCGCCCGGCGTGGTCACCGTGACCGTCACGGAACCAATGGAAACCCCTGCGTGTACCCGCACGCCGCTGATTTGCGTGCCGGCGGCATTGACCGTATAGCCAGTAGTCGTGCTGACGCCACCACTGGGCCCGGTGAAGGTGATGGCCGACGCATTGTCGAGGGCCGCGCCTGCCAAGGTCAGCACCGAGCCGGCGTACCCGGTTGCAGGAGTGAGAGTGCTGAGGGTGGGCACCGGCTGCAGGCCCGTGCCGGTCAGGTTCAGGGTGTAGGTGCCGATGTTGGAGCTGATAACAAAAGTTCCGGTGCGCGAACCCAGCCCGGTGGGGGCAAAGGTGGCATCGAACGTGCCCGTGGCACCGGCCGCAACGCTGGCTGGGTAGGACCCGCTGAGGACGAAATCACCGGTGCCCGCGATGCTGGAAATCAGCAACGGCGCGCCGCCGGGGTTGTTGAGGGTGAACGTTACGGCCGGGCTGGTGGTGTTCAGCACCTGGCCGGCAAAGCCGTAGGCGGTTCCGCCGCTGGGTAGTTGGTGCTGCCCTGGCTCACCTGCAGCTGCGCCACGGTCACTGTGAACAGCAGGCCGTTGCTCACGCCGCCGCGGGTGGTCACGGTCACGTTGCCGGTTGTGGTCCCCGTCGGTACATTCACCACGAGCTGGGTGGCCGAGTTGCTGACGAAGGCGGCCGGAGCCACCACCGTGCCGTTGAAGCGCACGCTGAGGGCGTTGTTTAGGTTGGTGCCCGTGATGGTGATGGCGGAACCCACCGGGCCCGAAGCCGGCGTGAGCGCCGTGAGCATGGGCGGTGCCTGGTTGAAGCGCACGCTCGCGGTGGTGGTGCTGGTGGTGGTGCCGTTTGACGTCACCACGTCCACGTCGCCATCGCCATCCACGTCGCCCAGCACCACGGTGTTGGGAAAATTGCCGACCCCGTAGTCGGTGCTTCCGGCAAATACGCCGCTCCCGTTGTTCAAACGCACGCTCACCGAGGAGGCAAACTCATTGGCCGTGAGCAGGTCCAGGTCACCGTCGCCGTCCACGTCGCTCAAGGCCACGCTCCGCGGGTGGTCGCCCACGTTCACTTCCTGTGTACCGCCCAGTACGCCGCTGCCGGTGTTCAGGCGCACGCTCACCGTGTTATCCAAGTAGTTGGCCGTCAGTACATCGGCGTCGCCGTCGCCGTCTACGTCGCCCAGGGCCAGGGCCAGCGGCGAGTTGCCCACGGCAGCTTGGGCGCTGCCGCCAAAAGTGCCGTCTCCGGCGTTCAGCCGCACGCTGATGGTGCCGCTGTTGCCGTTGCCGGCCGTAAGCAGGTCCAGGTCGCCGTCGCCATCTGCGTCGGCCAGGGCCACGCAAGTGGGCGCGTTGGCCACGGCCACGTTGGAACCGCTGCCGAAGGTGCCGCTGCCGTTGTTCAGGCGCACGCTCACGTTGTTGCTGCCGCCATTGGCCACCACCAGGTCGAGGTCGCCGTCGCCGTCCACATCGCCCAGCGCCACTCCTTGCGGGTTGCTGCCCACGTTCACGCTGGGCGCGTTGGTCAGGGTGCCGCTGCCGTCGTTGAGCAGCACGGTTACGGTGCCACTGCTGACGTTGCTGGCGGCCAGCACATCGAGGTCGCCGTCGCCGTCCACGTCGGCCAGCACCAGGCTTTGGGGGTTGAGCCCCGCGCTGTTGTCGGGCCCATTGCTGAAAATGCCATTTCCGTCGTTTCGGCGCACGCCAAGCGTTGCAAAGGCCGGGTTGGTGCTGCCCGCGGCGTAGTTGCTGGCCAGCAGCAGGTCGAGGTCGCCGTCGCCGTCCAGGTCGCCCAGCGCGGCCCCGGAGGGCTGATTGCCCAGGTTGGGGTCAAGCCCACCGTTAAACAAGCCCACGCCGCCATTCGCAGCCGCCACAAACTGCCACACCCGGGGTGTGGGCAGGCTACCCCCGGCCGCCGCAGTGGCCCCGCTGGTGATGGTAACTTGTACCGTTTCGCCGGGTTGGAAGTTGAAACTAGGGGTAAAGTTCACATTATTGCCACTCACCGTGCTAGTGCCGCTGCGTCCCGTCCGCTGCCCGCCGCGCTGGGCGCTGAATACTTTGAGCGCTGCCGTAGATGCTGCAGCCACCGGCCGGTCAAAGCTGGCCGTCACGGGGCCGGTTGTGGTTGCGGCGCGCGCGTTAGCGGCCGGGGTCGTGCCGGTGAGGGCCAGGGGAGTGGTCAGGGTGAAGAGCAACCCGTTGCTGGTGCCGGCGGCGGTGGTTACCGTCACGGAGCCGGTGGTGGCGCCCGCCGGCACCGCCACGTTGGTGATTTGCGTCCGGGCCGCGTTGACCGTGAACCCCGTGGCGACGACATTATTTGCCGCGCCGGCAAAGGTGATGGCGGTGGCGGAAAGGTTGGTGCCCGTGAGGGTGAGCAAGCTGCCCACGGGGCCGCTGCCCGGGCTGATGCCGGTGAGGACGGGCTGCGGGGCCGCCAGCGTGTAGCGCCCCAGGTTGACGGTGATTTTGCTGCCATCGCCCACGGCCACAAAGCTGCCGCCTGCGTACAGCGCGTTGCTGGCGTCCAGGGCCAAAGCCGATGCTGTGCCGGACAGGCCGCTGCCCAAAGCGCTCCAGGCCGTGCCGTTCCACTTGGCAATGCGGCTAACCGCGCTGCCCGCCGAGGTGAAGTCGCCCCCGGCGTACACATTGCCGCTGCCATCCACGGCCAGGGCCCGGACGGGTTGGTCGGTTCCGCTGCCCAAAGCGCTCCAGGCCGTGCCGTTCCACTTGGCAATGTTGGCCGCCGTCACGCCGCCCGCGCTGCTAAAGCTGCCGCCTACGTACAAATTGCCGCCAGCGTCCAGGGCCAGCGCCTGACCCTGCCCGAACGAGCCCAGGCCGCCGCTGCCCAAGGCCGTCCAGGCGGTGCCGTTCCACCGGGCCACGCCGTTCACCGTGGTGCTGCCTGCCGAGGTGAAAGCGCCCCCGGCGTATAGGGTACCAGCCCCATCGAGGGCCAGCGAGAATACGCCGCTAAAGCCCAGGCCGGTGCCCAGCGCCGTCCACGCGGTGCCATCCCATCGGGCCACGTTGGTGGCGGCCACTCCGCCGGCGCTGCTAAACGTGCCCCCTACGTACAGAATGCCCGTTGAGCTCACGGCCACGGCCAGCACGTTGCCGTTGACGCCGCCGCCCAGCGCGCTCCACGCGATGCCGTCCCATTTGGCGATGCGACTGGCCGCCGTGCCGCCCGCCGTGGTAAAACTCCCGCCGACGTACACGTTGCCGTTGCCGTCCACGGCCACGGCGCTTACGCTGCCGTTCAAGCCAGAGCCTAAGGCGGTCCAGGCGTTGCCGTTCCACTGTGCTATATAGTTAGCGGGGGCATCGCCCGCCCGCAGAAAGCTCCCGCCTGCGTACACCGTGCCGCTGCCGCTGACGGCCACTGTCGAAACCGCGTTGCCCAGGCCACCGGCTGGGGCCAGGGACCCTACCTGCGACCAGCTGCTCAGGCCGAACGTGTATTTTGCAACGTTGGACACGGCGGCACCGCCCATTGTTTCCAGTTGCCCACCCGCATAGAGCGTGCTGCTGTTTACGGCCAAGGCCGACACCGTGCCGAGGCTGCCGGTGTTCACCGACGACCACGTCAAGGAGGAGCTCAGCTTTGCCACGGTGCCCCCCACGCCGTTGTAGGAGGCGTAATCACCGCCCACGTACAAACTGCCGGACCCGTCGGGGCGCAACGAGTTCACGGAAGCCGACGAGGAAGTTGTGGTTTGCATGGTCGACCAGGTGGTGCCCGTCCAGCGCACCAAGGTGCAGAGGGTGCCGCCGGAATCCGTCAAGCTGCCGCCCACAAGTACGTTGGAGCCCAGCACCGCAATGGCCCGTACCGTGCCGCCCACGCCTTTGACGGTGCTAACTATCAGACCCGACCACGCCGTGCCGCTCCACCGGGCCACGTTTTGCACGGCCACGCCACCGGCCGTGGTGAAGGAGCCGCCCACGTACAGAACGCCGGCGCTGCCCGCCGCTAGGGCCGCCACCGTGCCGCCGCCAATGCCCGTGCCCACCGCGTACCAGGCGCTGCCGTCCCAGCGGGCAATGCCGCCGTTGGTGGTCACGCCCCCTGCCGTGGTAAAGCGGCCGCCGGCGTACAAGTTGCCGTTGGTATCGAAGGCAAGCGCGGCCACGGAACCTTCGCCGGTGTTATAGCGCACCCCGCCTCCCACGTCGGCCCAGTCGCTGCCGTTCCAACGGGCAATGCCGTGCACGCCGACTCCGCCTATCGTGGTGAAAGTGCCGCCGGCGTACAAGTTGCCATTGCCGTCCAACGCCAGCGCATTTACTTGCCCGCTCAAGGCATTGAGGCTGCCGCCCACGGACGACCACGCGGTGCCGTTCCATTTGGCGATGCCGTAGGCCACCACATTGCCTGCCCCGTGGAAGTTGCCGCCCACGTACAGGTTGCCGCTGCCGTCGGCGGCTAGCGCCATTACCTGCCCCGTGGTGCCGTTCACGCCGAAAGCATCCGACCAGCTGTTGTCGCCGGTGCCCAGCGCCCCGCGGGGCGCTATTGGCCGGAAAGCGGGCCGGCCGTCCGCCGTCGTACTCAGGCGAAGTCCCTCGGCCCGAAAAGAGCCGCGGGCACCGGCCTTGAGCGTGCCGTCGGGGTTGAGGATGGATTCCAGCGCGGCGGGCAGCATACCCGGCCCGGGTACGCCCCGGGCCTGCACGCGTCCAGCCAACAAGAGGGCCACAAACAGCAGGGCCCAACGCGCTGCTTTCGGCAGCCACGGCGAAGTTTTGCAAGTCTGGTTAGGTAACGGGTTTTTCATATAGGCAAAGCGCAAAAACAAGAAATAGGGCAGGGCTGTAGAGAGAAAAGCGGGCCCCAACTGCTGGAACCCGGTTGGTGAGCCTCGTCGGGGGCGGGAAGACCGTTGGGCATGCCCCCCGCACGAGGCCGAGGATGCCGCCAACGCAAGGACTGAGGAGGGCCAGGCTGCTATGGCCCTCAAGCTCAGCCTTTGCTGGGGCTAGCGCGTCAGAAGTAAATTGCTTATGACCAACGCCACCACAAATATTTTCACATAGGGCACAATCGCGCAATACCTATTTTAGGTAAATATTCCGGTGTTTATTCGCGCTGCTGTTGGAAGCGGTAGGGGGCATCAGTCTTCAATTGCGGCGCTCTCCAGACCGGGGGATTTTGATTCACAGGCCCCACAGCCGGCGGTGGTGCTTGAGGTTCGGCGAACATCGGTGCTTCCAAAGGGACCACCGGAGTTATGAAGCCAAAAAAGAAGTAGTCTTTGTGTCGCGCGCATCACATAATATTGCGGTCGAGCTTTCAGAAGGTCTTGTTATGCAGCCCATTCTTCTGCCGTTGGCTTCCGGCGTCACGATTGCCACCTATGAGGCCGGCGACCCCACCGGCCAGCCCGTTCTGTTTGTGCACGGCAACTCCCTTGCCGCGAGCCTATTCCAACGCCAATTTGTTGCGCCTGAGCTGCAACACCTGCGCCTGCTAGCGCTGGATTTGCCCGGCTGCGGAGCTTCGCCCGATGCGCCGGCGTGCTATCATCCTCGCCAGCTTCAAGGGGTGCTCTGCGAGGCCATAGGGGCACTGGGAGCCCAACGAGCAGTGCTGGTCGGCCATTCCTACGGCGGCCATTTGGGCCTCGACGCCTTGCCCGCCCTGCCTTTCTTGCGCGGCCTGCTGGCCGTGGGCACTCCCCCGGTCAAGGTACCGGACGACGTGGCCGCGGCCTTTGCGGTTGACGAGCGCGGCCAGGCTTTTTATCAATTCGCGGTAAGCGACGAGCAACGCGCCCACTTGGTGGCCCTGTGCCTGGGCCCAGACGCTTCGGCGGAAATGCAGCAAGTAGTGGCAAGCGCCCTGCGCCGGGCCGACGGGCGCCTGCGCACCGCGGTGGGGAGTGCCCTGGCCGCGGGGAGATTCCGGACGAAACGGCCATCGTGCGCGCAACGCAGGTGCCCATTGCCTTTGCCACGGGCGAGGCCGACGCCCTGCTGCACTTCCGCTATTTTGAACACTTGACCGCGCCCACCCGGTGGGGCCTTCCGTTGCATCTGGTGCCGGGTGCCAGCCACATGCCCTTTCTAGAAAACCCGGCGGCGTTTAATGCTTTGCTGTTGCGGTTCTTGTGCAGCGTGGTTGAACCCCGCCTGGCCGGCACCAACGCAACCGGGCACCAGGCCGAGCATTAGCCAACGGAGCGACCAAGTTGGTAATGCTGACGGTGCTTGCGGGAAATGTTTCGCCGGTGGGTGTTCACGGTGTGCACGCTTAGGTGTAGTTCCGTGGCAATCTCCCGGCTGCTACGTCCGGCCAACACCAATTGCAACACCGCCTGTTCGCGGTGGCTCAACCGGGGACGTGGCGGGCGTAGTTCCTGCTCCAGCCGTTGTTGCAGGCGTTCGTCGGTGCAGTGAAACGTGACGTCGTCGGTGAGCTTGTGGGCACTGATGTCGGTGTACACGCTCGCAATGAGCAACACATTGCCTTCCTCGTCAGCGGAGAGGCCATAGTTTTGGCGCAGCACCCGCACGTAGTGGCCCCGTTGGTGCCGCAATCGATAAGCCGTGCTGAACACCTGCCCCATCGTTTCGGCCCGGTAGCGGGCCGCGTACTCGGCCGACAGCACCGTGGCCCGGCCCACGGCCGCCACGTCATCGGGGTGAATGCTTTGATACAGCCACTCCACGCTGAAATCGGCGGCAGGGCAGCCCAGCACCCGCTCGATGCCTGCGCTAACGAAAACGGGCTGCTGGGCGCGCACGTCGTGAATGAAAATGAATTGGTTGAGCAGCATCTGGCGCGACAGTTCCCGCATGGCGCCGCTGGCCAGCTGCGTAGGCGCAGCGTGGTCGCCGTAGGGATAAACGGTGCGCCACGTACGACGCACTCCAGCCAGTTCGGGAATGAGTGGGGGGCTTGCAATCATGGCCACCTAACTATAAGCGCGTAGCAAGTTCGCAGTGGCTAATTTAAAGTGAAATAGTTACGTGCCAATATAATAGCGAATTTGTATTCGCATCACTGAGCAAAGCTCCTATACAGGCGCAGCCTCGTTTACACCGTTCAAGTGAACGAGATACTAAAGGAAGCGTATTTTGGTGACCTCTTAGTACTATGCTGGTTATGGCGGCTACCTTCCTCAAGCTTCTTTTATTTTTGGGTATG encodes:
- a CDS encoding T9SS type A sorting domain-containing protein — translated: MGGSGATDIRRVSGASGANPFGNGSLTSTLASRLLVAGGSGGGDGSAIAGDAGLAGAGYNNGTAGGGGGTSSVGGAAGRGAPYTGQVAPTAGSLGQGGTGGSAVNPSTGCGRYTGHGGGGGYYGGGGGDGGVITGCNLFGSSGVYYYAGGGGGGASYVEPAALAAGNSPGYGYNNAGADGRLSLIPVYAAPILTSFNPSSGNVGSTVALNGFDLTGVTAITFAGSGNNVVTSGFAVNAAGTGITGIVVPAGAITGPVTVTTGSGASNSLTFSVGAFTPPAVGNFQPGNGTTGTSVIISGNQFSRPASGGTGAHKSATVAEVTFNGIPATFTVLSPSQVSAVVPPGATSGPIVVSNADGTAASEKPFVVNLNVTTGSALNPASVPAGSYGTITVAASCTAELSGATTVTNALVVQPGGTLLTNCQPLTGPGDFTLADGATLRICDADGVSLGASTGAVQVYGTRTFGAGARYEYRGTTPQTTGTGLPATVADVVIANAAGVTLTNPTTNISGTLTLADGDLMVPEGNALTINSGATALTDTRVIKGGGSFLLSDGGLLKTANPFGISALGSATGAVQTITTRTFDVGASYEYNGTAAQITGTGLRDTLRNLTINNPAGATLTSDVTVNGALAMTSGVLATGARTIALGATGTLAEQEASYVLGKVTATRPLAAGTAESFGGLGLALTPAAGSTAPGATLITRTTGTALTGVGTSQSILRYFDVQPAVSTGLNVAMDFRYFDHELNGIPAANLALFRSVNGVKPWTPQRGTSAGPNVVTQTGIADFGVWTLGNVTNPLPVELTSFTARAESPAVVRLVWATATEKNSATFDVERSADGHQFAAVGTIAAAGTSTSARHYVLLDNRLPTAVVTLYYRLRQVDTDGSASYSSVRTVTLKGAAAGMAVYPNPARAETTLTGAVPGAVVTVFDAVGREVASSRADATGTAVLALPKGLPSGVYVVRSGTHAVRLTME
- a CDS encoding FG-GAP-like repeat-containing protein is translated as MKNPLPNQTCKTSPWLPKAARWALLFVALLLAGRVQARGVPGPGMLPAALESILNPDGTLKAGARGSFRAEGLRLSTTADGRPAFRPIAPRGALGTGDNSWSDAFGVNGTTGQVMALAADGSGNLYVGGNFHGAGNVVAYGIAKWNGTAWSSVGGSLNALSGQVNALALDGNGNLYAGGTFTTIGGVGVHGIARWNGSDWADVGGGVRYNTGEGSVAALAFDTNGNLYAGGRFTTAGGVTTNGGIARWDGSAWYAVGTGIGGGTVAALAAGSAGVLYVGGSFTTAGGVAVQNVARWSGTAWSGLIVSTVKGVGGTVRAIAVLGSNVLVGGSLTDSGGTLCTLVRWTGTTWSTMQTTTSSSASVNSLRPDGSGSLYVGGDYASYNGVGGTVAKLSSSLTWSSVNTGSLGTVSALAVNSSTLYAGGQLETMGGAAVSNVAKYTFGLSSWSQVGSLAPAGGLGNAVSTVAVSGSGTVYAGGSFLRAGDAPANYIAQWNGNAWTALGSGLNGSVSAVAVDGNGNVYVGGSFTTAGGTAASRIAKWDGIAWSALGGGVNGNVLAVAVSSTGILYVGGTFSSAGGVAATNVARWDGTAWTALGTGLGFSGVFSLALDGAGTLYAGGAFTSAGSTTVNGVARWNGTAWTALGSGGLGSFGQGQALALDAGGNLYVGGSFSSAGGVTAANIAKWNGTAWSALGSGTDQPVRALAVDGSGNVYAGGDFTSAGSAVSRIAKWNGTAWSALGSGLSGTASALALDASNALYAGGSFVAVGDGSKITVNLGRYTLAAPQPVLTGISPGSGPVGSLLTLTGTNLSATAITFAGAANNVVATGFTVNAARTQITNVAVPAGATTGSVTVTTAAGTSNGLLFTLTTPLALTGTTPAANARAATTTGPVTASFDRPVAAASTAALKVFSAQRGGQRTGRSGTSTVSGNNVNFTPSFNFQPGETVQVTITSGATAAAGGSLPTPRVWQFVAAANGGVGLFNGGLDPNLGNQPSGAALGDLDGDGDLDLLLASNYAAGSTNPAFATLGVRRNDGNGIFSNGPDNSAGLNPQSLVLADVDGDGDLDVLAASNVSSGTVTVLLNDGSGTLTNAPSVNVGSNPQGVALGDVDGDGDLDLVVANGGSNNVSVRLNNGSGTFGSGSNVAVANAPTCVALADADGDGDLDLLTAGNGNSGTISVRLNAGDGTFGGSAQAAVGNSPLALALGDVDGDGDADVLTANYLDNTVSVRLNTGSGVLGGTQEVNVGDHPRSVALSDVDGDGDLDLLTANEFASSVSVRLNNGSGVFAGSTDYGVGNFPNTVVLGDVDGDGDVDVVTSNGTTTSTTTASVRFNQAPPMLTALTPASGPVGSAITITGTNLNNALSVRFNGTVVAPAAFVSNSATQLVVNVPTGTTTGNVTVTTRGGVSNGLLFTVTVAQLQVSQGSTNYPAAEPPTALPARC
- a CDS encoding alpha/beta hydrolase — protein: MQPILLPLASGVTIATYEAGDPTGQPVLFVHGNSLAASLFQRQFVAPELQHLRLLALDLPGCGASPDAPACYHPRQLQGVLCEAIGALGAQRAVLVGHSYGGHLGLDALPALPFLRGLLAVGTPPVKVPDDVAAAFAVDERGQAFYQFAVSDEQRAHLVALCLGPDASAEMQQVVASALRRADGRLRTAVGSALAAGRFRTKRPSCAQRRCPLPLPRARPTPCCTSAILNT
- a CDS encoding LuxR C-terminal-related transcriptional regulator, producing MIASPPLIPELAGVRRTWRTVYPYGDHAAPTQLASGAMRELSRQMLLNQFIFIHDVRAQQPVFVSAGIERVLGCPAADFSVEWLYQSIHPDDVAAVGRATVLSAEYAARYRAETMGQVFSTAYRLRHQRGHYVRVLRQNYGLSADEEGNVLLIASVYTDISAHKLTDDVTFHCTDERLQQRLEQELRPPRPRLSHREQAVLQLVLAGRSSREIATELHLSVHTVNTHRRNISRKHRQHYQLGRSVG